In Elephas maximus indicus isolate mEleMax1 chromosome 5, mEleMax1 primary haplotype, whole genome shotgun sequence, the sequence actgcaaaagacctcttcaaagtattaaaaagtaaagatgtcactttgaggactaaggtgcacctgacccaagtcatggtattttcagtctcctcatctgcatacaaaagttggacaatgaataaggaagactgaagaagaactgatgcctttgaatcatggtgttggcaaagaatattgaatataccatggactgccagaagaacaaacaaatctgtcttggaagaaatccaaccagaatgctccttagaagcaagggtggcaagactttgtctcgcatgctttggacatgttatcaggagggaccagtccctagagaatgaCACCATGCTGGTAAAgttgaaggtcagcgaaaaagaggaagaccttcaatgagatggactgacagactGGATGCAACAGCAGGGTCAAACATGGCAACatcgattatgaggatggcacaggaccgggcagcattttgttctgttatacatagggtcactatgagttggaactgactcgacggcacttaacaacaacttaAAATAGATGAACATTTCACTGCCTTAGCTGTTGTTTACAAAATGTCTTTATCAACTGGACCTACTTCGTATTGTTTACCTGTCCCATTTTCTCCACCCCCACTGCCAGTGGCTTAAATTGGCCCTTGTCATTGCTCCTCAGGGCTACTCATGTAACCTTCTGTCTCCATTCTCAccctttctagtccatcttccAAGCTCTGTAAGGCCGAACTTAATATCTTCAGTAGTCACACATGTAGTCCATATTGAAGTTAAACCTTCTTGATGTATAGGATTTGTTATAACATGGCATGAAGAAGGCCacatgacattctttaatggttcTGTATTTCTCAGCATGCTCCCTTTTCTTGCAGACCATTCTAATAAATATGTACACACCCTTCTTATGTCCTTGATGAATACAGCTCAGCCCTTTAAGATCCACCTCAGATGACAACCCTTCTATGAAGTTTCTTTTTCACCCACCACTTCACCCCACAAATGCACATGTACACCCCTAGAGCTAAgaccctctcttctttttttttttttgactgctgtctGCAGTAGCTTttcctataaaaaaccaaaaaaacaaaccctgtgccatcgagtcgattccgactcatagcgaccctataggacagagtagaactgccccacagagtttccaaggagcacctggcggattcgaactgctgaccctttggttagcagctgttgcacttaaccactacgccaccagggtttccttttcttaTAAGGCTTCTTAAATCATTTCATACGTGTtcactttttttctgaaaaatctcTGAGACTAGAGGTTTCATTTATCATCTTTGCATCCTTAGTGCATTACACACAGTCGGTACTTGATGGGTGAAGGGAGTTCAACTGTAGCAGCCTTATCAGTCGTCGGAGTAGCTGACTGAGATGAGTTGTGCTCCCAAATTGGCAACCATATAAAGTCAACATAAGtcctgagtttttgttttgggtGGGGGGAGAGCAACAAAACCATGTTAAACTTAGAACTTAGAAGTAAAACCCTATACAATGAAATCTCATAGACATGAAAAGTCTTAAGTGAAAACGGCAAATTGTGGAACAGTATGATTACATTTGCataataaaaatgtatgtatacatTTTGAGTGTGTGTATAGACATACATCATAGGTATTTGTGTATgcgactggaaaccctggtggcgtagtggttaagtgctatggctgctaaccaaagggtcggcagttcgaatccaccaggtgctccttggaaactctgtgtggcagttctactctgtcctatagggtccctatgagttggaattgactcgacggcactgggtttggtttttatttttttttagtatttgtaTATGCATTGAAAATATCTGGAAGGACACATAACTAATGTTATTAGTGGCTACCTCTGGGGAATAGATTGGGTAGATGGGGCCTATATTATAActattttttacaattttttggcatgtatttcttttataataaatcctttttaaaaagtacattacTCCTTCACAGATCAAAATAAGCCTCGATTGATGTTTAAAAAACATTTGTAATGTATGATTTTTCACTACTTTGCTGTCCATTTaagttttccattttaaaattagctatcattctttaatttctctgtgattcttatccccattttacccacgaggaaactaaggcttagagaaaTGGCATGGCTTGCCCAACTAGTAAGGGACAGAGCCAGACTCCAAGCCCAGGTCTGTTTGACCAgaaagcctgtgctcttaactGCTTCACTGAACATTATGTACAAGTTGCTTTAATTTCTCTGTTCCATTTTGctaagatttgttttgttttccaaaggTCTGTATGCTTTGCTCCGTGGGCTATCATCTTTTTTCCTGCCATCGGTCAGAAAAAACCTGTCGAAGATGGATGGCATTAGATTATGCAGGAATTTCTATTGGAATACTGGGCTGCTACGTCTCAGGAGTATTTTATGCATTTTATTGTAATAATGTAAGTAGCTTAAAGCTTTTTATATTCTACCTTTCATGTCGATCTTGAGTTTTTTGCCATGGTTTCTTTGTATTCCTACGTAAGTATATAATTAACTTATCGAAGAAACAAAGGGTCTTGTTTAGGCATAAGCTCACTTGTTTTTCAGAAGGGCCCTGTGATCTCTACCATCCCTTATCAATTTCATACTGATTTTACTAATTTTCCTTTGAGACAAAGTAATATATAAAGGTGGTCTCTGAAAACTTAGTGTAGACATTGAATTATTAATGTCTCACTTCTATCTGGTTCCTCAGATAAACACATTACATATCtgttatttttgtgtttataGAATTGAAGTTAAAGTTAGCACGTGATGAAATTATGAAGCTGGCTGCTGCTTTCCATTTTCCCTTCTTATCCTTTATGCCTCtttcagtgaaaaaaataaaggtGTATCTGTGAGCATATTGTCCCATATTTTTCCACAAGAAACATATTTTCCTGTCCTCAGTCTTATGTTCTGGGGGTAGGCCTAGAGACAGTCCAGATGGGTGGTGAGTGTCTTTAACAAGTGTCAGATGTGTCTGAGTTCTAAATCAGCTATGCTTTCTAAACACGTTGAGCCCTAAGCTTACAAAAGTCAGTTTGTGCCTTGTGAAAAGCAGCACTTGAAACACTGTGATCAGGTAGTGTAGCACCTGACCTAAAAATGTTAGGCAGCCCAACTTTATGGAGTATAGCCACCACCCTATCACCTCATCATCCCAGTCAAGTGGGCGAACTGAATCTTCCCATGGGCCAAGTCCATCTCCAGCTCTCCCATTCAGAAAGTCCCTTTCGATCCCACTCTCTTTTCCTCTTGCTCTCCTACCAtactttttttgttcttttagctCCCTCCCTTTCAAAGCCAAGATTGGTCTGATATCACACATTACATAAGAGTGGCACATCTCTCTCAGGAGCAGCATCCTTCCTAGTTACTTCTGGTCCTAGTCACAAGGACTAGAGCGTGTCCTGCCCAGCTCTCCCTCATCCCCACCCCCATGAGCAGGTGATCCAAGCCACAATCCCTAGCCTTTGCCTGTAGGGAGGATTGGCTACAGCACTGGATTCCTCTGGCTTGGGAATTCTTAAGCAGGACCTTTGTCTCTACGTAGTAATGGAGAAAACTCAACATATCTGGTGTGTaaaattaacaaagagaaaaatcataAATTTGGTTTTAATAGGTGAAAGCAGTATATGTTAATTATAGCCACTTACATGGGAGCTGTTTGCTTTTTTAGGCCTAATTACTTTGGAGCATAAGCATGTAATTATATATGTAATTAaccttatttattgatttttgtagCAAACTATTCATGTCTGCTCAGCTTTTATAACTTGTTCATTTTCATGATagctgttcacttttttttttttaaattaaaggaaATAACTAGGAGCTAGTGAATGCAGGCATGTAATGTTTGAATTATTTTGTTTCCTATTATTTCTCTGAAGCCCCTTTTCTGTTGTTTCTTCCTAAACATCAAATATGATCATCAGAGAGACCAGTGGGACATTTGTAATTCTCTAATTAGAAAAATTGTCCCCAagatagtttaaaaagaaaaaagaacaaagaactaACATAGCCCATGATCATATAAAGGAAAAATTGTTCTTTTCCCTCTGGTAGCTAAATAATTCCCAAATTTACATTCAGCCCAGTTGCTGTAGTGGCCCTTTACTTTTTAAGGACCACAGGCTGTTTTTAGAATCAGATTGAAAACAGTGGACCCTTGATCCAGGAGAATGTACATTTGGGCACATACCTAAACAATTTGGCATGTGATTTCAGGGAGTTAAAAGCTCCCAGAAATCCCTGGAAGTCAGGGTAAGAACTCTTGCTCTGTGTGATACTAACTTTTCAGCTTCAAGACCAGCTTTTCAACTGCTCATTTAGTCACGTTAATATCCTATAAgccaagcttaaaaaaaaaaaaaaagcttagtatattttaaaatgaacattCTTTCATtccaacccccacccccatcccaccaTGCACCCACACACCAAATGTGGATCGTCTTTGTCTATTCACTCCATCAGGAGAACCCATTTACCTGGCCTGTCAGACTAGAAACCATCAAGCCATCCTCCACTCTTCTCTCCTACATCATCAACTATTAATACTTGTTTAtttcaaaaatatctcctgaatacGGTGCTCATATCTGTCTACTTGGCTCAACAGGAGTTTCAAGGCCCCGTTCTCTTTGAATAAACTATTCTAATAACTTCTAGCTAGCTTCTTGTTATCTCTTTCATTTCCACACTGATGTCAGAGTTATCTCTGTAACAAGTCAACTTGAAAAATGACTGtgtcaggagccctagtggcacaatggttaagcgctcagctgctaactgaaaggttgatggttcaaacccacccagtctctcccctggagaaagacctgatgatctgtttctgtaaagattatggccaagaaaaccatatgaggcagttctgctttgtcacatggggtcgctgagttggaggaaactcaatggcacacaacaacaacaacatccttttcTTAAAGAACTTGCTATTTCCTCCAGCCTGTCAGTCTGCCTGCTGTCAACCTCCCTTCTCAAAACTTCGCAGCTGCATATGCTATTCCTTTTCCTAGAGAGTTCCCTCTTCCCACAAAATCTTATATATTCCTCATGCCCAGCATAGATGTCACCTCctttgtgaaacatttcttagCTACTCTAGGTAAAGTAATTGCTCCTTTTTCTGTGTTTCTATGGCTTTCTGTTCATAACTCAGTTACAGTACTTAGTACTAGATCCCAGTCTATGAACTCATCCACCGGGAGGGTCCATATCATAGTCATTTTTGGTTCTACAGGACTTACACTGTTCCTAGCATGTAATAGCTACTCAAAAAATGCTTTTGTGTCACTAAATGTGGTCTTTTACCAGCTCAGTATAGAACTTGGTTTGCCATCCTAAGAAACCTAACCTGTGGCACATGCATTTTTTTAAGGAAGGAAGGTAATCGTGTAGAAATGAAAATATCAAGTACATAGAGTTTAGGATGTGTaatgtaaaaaccaaaatcacctttttccttcctttattaAATAACAATTAAAATTTGTTTCCTTTCGTTCTAGTATTGGCGTCAAGTATACTTGATTACAGTGCTTGCCATGATCCTGGCAGTGTTCTTTGCTCAGATTCATCCCAATTACCTTACACAGCAATGGCAGAGACTCCGTTCTatcatcttttgttctgtttcgGGATATGGAGTGATCCCTACTCTTCACTGGGTTTGGCTCAACGGAGGAGTCGGTGCTCCTATCGTACAGGTAAGTTGAGTGTAGTTAATACTTTCGACCCTTTCTTTGTCCTTAAAACTTCATTCCTTTTGGATAAAGTAGTGTAATTaggccaggtgggtgggttttgtcgTTTGACAGCATATTAGTGCCATAATTTTTATAGCTATgccttgaagaaatagaagtctgttggtttttgtctttgtttttttcctggatGTCTTCCTTTGAAACAGTACATCCTTCGTTGTTTTTCTATTATTCTTAGTGTGTAAGTACCTCAGTTCCTTACCTGCGGAAGAGGACTGCAAAGTTTCTAGCTCTGTCAGCGGGGTCAGTGATAATGTTGGTAACGCAAGTATTGGAGAAGCAGTTGGCTTTTTTGGGTGGGTGGGGTGTAATTAGGAAGGATTTTTTCTTGGACCTGTTGAGTTTGAGGTACTGAGGGGATGTAAAGGTAGCAATAGGTTCTGGAATTTAGGTCGGAGTTTAAGACTAGTGATAAAGATTTGGGAATCATCGCTGTATTGGTAGGTAGCTAGAGCTACGGAAGCACATTTGACCCACCAAGGAAAGTAAATTGAGaagtaaaagaagaaatattaGAGCCAGGTATTATGGGGAAACAGTTGATCTGCACTGGAAAGAACCTCGGTGAGAGTGCCTCAGTATTGCCAAGAGTATTAGAAATAGGACTTAGGTTCTCAGAGATCCATTCAAAAATACTTTAAGTGTGGGTTACAAGGTAAACTTGAGAAATTTTAATAGCCAGAAAATGTGGCAAAAGTCACATAGACTCGTTGAAGTGGGATCTTTGTCTGGAATGTAGAAATTGAGAGACAGGTTTTATTCAAAAGAATCAGAACTTACTAGAAGAGGGGGGACTGTTAGTAAGCAGGTTTATATATACTTCTGTGAAGTTGGCAGCAGCAGAGTAGAAGCATGGGAgtataaaactaaaaagaaagcaAGCTCTGTGAGAGAGTGAACTGAGTGATATGATCTGACTACTTTACCAAACTGAGGACAAGGGTGATGCTTTCTTCAGAAGATTAGGAAACTGGTAGGAGAAAAGATGAGAGTATCGTGATAAGAGACTTCAGTGATCATGATATTTGAGAAAAGATCATTTTTCTGACAATTTTGATTCCCTGAACAGAAGTAAAGAAAACAGATTTGGGAACTGCCACTCTAGATTTAATTCTAAACAGAAATGATTAACTGGCTGTTGACATAAAAGTGACCAAAATTTTGGCATGAGGTGAACACATCCCTTTTAAAGCATGTGATGACAAGAAAGAGAACAAGACCCATTAGGCCAGTGGATTTTAgagaaattcaggaaaaaaaatgggaACATGCTCATGTTCAGGAATCTTAAAATAGAGACATGGCTGAGGACGTGCGCAGTGGTTCTCAAGGACAGAACTCTATATCATCATCTCAGGTCATTCCAGTGAGGAAGCGAGGGGAGCCTTCCAGAGAAGTTTGCTGATAAGCTctgattttaaaaagatgaaaaaagcaGCAGTTAACCAAAGATGAAAAGTTCCAGAAATGTTCATTCTAGGGGTTTGGGTGGGGTTGTATTCTAGAATGTTTGAGAAATATGAGGTTGATTAGTCTGAAGAATATaggatagggtcaccatgagtcagaatcgactcgacggcaggaaCCATTATAACTCTCAAGTATTTGAAGAGGGAAGAGAAGTAATTTGTCTGTATTTCTTAGATGGATTCTTGGCAAATTAGGTTTAGAACCAGAATTAGGAATAATATGTATCAGGCACAGCTGGCTGATTCTCTCAGCTTACAGAAGAGCTTTCCATTAGAGCTTCAGCAGTAACGTGGACTACTTTGTGTAGTAGTATTCAAGAGGATCATTTATCCAGGATGTTGGAGAGATTTCTGTATTGGGCAGAACTTCTTGAGTCTTTTCCAGCCCCAAATCCCTGGtctttagtgtcttcatttattcAACCGGGAACTCCTTTCCCACATGCCTTCCGTCCATGTACCTATATTGTAGATGTAAGACCTTGATCCACATTAAAGCTCATGCTCCATCAGGACACACTGTGCTCTGTTCTTGTGGA encodes:
- the PAQR3 gene encoding progestin and adipoQ receptor family member 3 isoform X2, whose amino-acid sequence is MLCSVGYHLFSCHRSEKTCRRWMALDYAGISIGILGCYVSGVFYAFYCNNYWRQVYLITVLAMILAVFFAQIHPNYLTQQWQRLRSIIFCSVSGYGVIPTLHWVWLNGGVGAPIVQDFAPRVIVMYVIALLAFLFYISKVPERYFPGQLNYLGSSHQIWHILAVVMLYWWHQSTVYVMQYRHTKPCPDYVSHL